The genomic segment AAATTTGATGAGGAGAGTGTTTACGATCATTGATTACTGATCAACATAATCGCTGCAACCTTCTCAAGGATTTAAATGCACCCTTGAGGCTTTAAAGTAAAAATTATTGCTAAAGATGTTGAGGACATCGGATCCTTAATGCATTTCTCTTTTAATTCTAGCAGAAATTGTTACTTTATGGCTAAAACGAAGAGACACTTTCGAATTAAATACTGTCACATGtaacttttctattttctctCTGGTGCAAATTTCACTTGTGGACTTGGCCAGAGcattattttaaaacaattttagcATTTATCCATCACATCCGGCAGACATGGAAGTTGGATCATCTTCATTTCTTTGCGTAGTTGAGTTTGCTTTTCTTAATTATGCTAGTCGAGAACCTCTGCTTGCACCTGGAAATTTCTattatgaaaataatactatttCAAGTGTTACTCTTATGTACGAGTCATTGAGTAGGTAAAATGATAACATCCAAGTTTTTGTCTGTACTAGTGTTTCCATGACAGTTTGTCTGGAAATGGTGATAACTGACCCTGATGAGCCCACAAGCTTAGCTTGCATTTGCAACATAACAGACAATAGGATGGAGCTTGGGGAAATGGGTCAAGCATTTCCATTTCCCCTTCTGCTTCTTTTGTTGCATATCGAAGTTGGAAGAGATAATGAAAAGAAATAGGGTGTCAAAGATGTTTGAAATGTACATAATTGATGACAAAATGGCTATATTGTCATTTTCCGGCCATTCCATTAAAATTCCAAGGCACCAACATCCCCCTTTTGGCTCCACATATATGATAACGCAAAACCTCTCAATGCAATAAATGCTCAATCAATCTATACGATTAGCAGCAAATCATAATCAAATCTCACTTAATTCGTGTCATTAAAGCATGACTTCTTATTAAGAGTCAAAAACCACAACAATGAGCATCTTTCAGTTCCTAGTTTACCACAGtttcaaaaataaccaaaaacagTGGTCCACTTACCGTTTGGCTATTCATCTTCACCGCAATTGGGTTTTGTTTGAGTGAAGTGAAAGCCAATTTTCCCATACTCTACTATCATGCAATCATGTAATTATCCCTTCTATAACTTTTGATGATTTTAtgtattagaaaaaaattttatattaatcatttccTACTTAATTAAGGGCTTTAGTCTACTATATTTTTAAAGATTACAATATTTCAAAACTACATTCATAAAAAAAGAAACTAacagaattcagaaaaatgggtcttaaaattgcaaaaaaaaaagtaaaaaagaaacaagaaatgCTACTACATGCCTCTGCATCCATCTATTATCCTGATGGTAAATAAAACTGACATTTCTCTCTACTGATAGGGTTGAATCAGCTTGTTTTTATCAATTTGGAAGCATACCaaataaaatatgaagaactgaaacaaaatcaaataaataattaaatacaatgaAAAATTATGTGGAAGGATGAATATGCAAAACATGATGATTTGGTCTGTGATCATGATGTTTTTGTTGGAGAAAGATAAGATGAAGAAATGTAAATTTTACTATTACCCGGTTATAATGGTCTTAACCAGCTCCTACATTAGATTAGTGGATGTCAAAAAAGTTTATTTGATTGATACATGTCAAAATCTCAGCAACTGAAACGATAAACACTTGATTGCTTTGCTCTCATTCTTCCAATCCTTATTTTGTATTAACCCCAATTTGCAGAAATCTCATAAAGTTTGTGGCAGTGAAGCGAAAACAGTGGCCAAATGTTGTATTCTTGAAGAATGATAATGACATATAAGCCACCTGGAACGGATAATGAGTCCAAGCCTTCCACCTTGGATTTCCAACACTTTTAGCTGCCCGAGGATCTTCTGTTTGTGAGCAACCCCCCATTGATTACAGGCCATGTCTTACTTtgcttccattttcttttctttttttttacaagcTGCAAGGTAAGTAGGCTCTGATCTACTGTATTATGGTAACTGAAGTATAGCTAAGATTTTGAGTGTCACTGCTTCATAATGTGATTTGGTTGTTTTTGTATTGTCCACTCAGTGAAAAGATGGAAAGAGATGAAGGATTGAGGACTTTAGAGTGCTTGAGAGGAAGGCTTCTTGCAGAGAGACAAGCTTCAAAGACTGCAAAAGAAGATGCTGAACTTATGGGAAATAAGGTTAGGTcttcttttatcaatttaaatgTTAAAGGAAAAACGATGTGAAGTTTCTGTTTGTTCTACTGGAATGCAGGTAATAGAACTTGAGAAAAAACTCAAAGAAGAGACCAAAGTAATCAACAAAGCTGAGAAGAGGCTCAAACTGTTGAGCAAGAAGCTTGAGTCCCTCAAGTTAGTGCCTAGTTTGGAAGAATCAGAGCACCCTGCAGCAGTTTCTTGTGTTTCATCCACAAGCAGTTCAGGTACCAAAAACCCAGAAAAAACAGCTTCCAAGTCTCAAAATGCAGTTCcagtaatttcaaaaaatatggaGGAAAATGCATCAGACACCACTACATCTATACCAAGCTTTAAAATTTCTTTCAGCAGAGAAAGTTCTTTTTCTTCACTTGAAAACTCCAGTTTTAAATCAAGTTCAGTCCATGAAGATCCAAAGGTTGATGACACAAGGACAAGGTATTTCTCCACATTTTATCCTACTGACTTtgcttaagtatatatatattattcgaTCACTTTTCACCATTCATTTCAGCTCTTCAAGCCTGAAAGCTTCAACAATGGAGATTGATATGAATGGATGAAATGAGAAGTATGAGGATGATGATTATGTTGATAACTCATTGGCATTGGTTCCTCTAATCCTACCAGAAACCAAGGTGGCCCCTCAGATAAAGGTAGTGAGCAGAAGTATAGGTGAAGTTCTTGATACACTAAGGCAAGCCAAGGGAAGAATTCAGAGCTCAATGGAGAGAAGACAAATGATTAGGGTAGGGCCTTCTTGAATTCATGCAAAGTAAACAGTAATTATGGTGGCATTTAGATAAATAAAACACAAAGTGACAGATGTTCTCTCGCGCATTGTATTTAAATTTGTGCCTTAATCAAATCGTTTAGTTGGTACAAAGTTTTAGTATAGCATGTGATGTGGGGATGTCATGTGACCCTCCATTGACTTGGGTCCCAAACCTTACCCACTTGCACTTTAGGTTGGTTTGAGTTTGAATAGCAACACAGAGTCTTATCTGGGTTTCTGTTGATTCTGTACGCTTGTCTTCAATGTACCGACAGTGTATATGTTAGTGAATCATATTAAATTACAcactaattagtaatttaaaaaatgaatgtaATTATTATAGTTTTTAGGAGTTTGTATTCAGGTATGATGTTGCATTATTTTCTTTCAGTTTAGAAGTGTGTTGGTGTTTAGGGTTTCTCCTCATCTTTTGGTTAATTCtacccttttaaattttaataaaatattattgaaataaatttaataaaaaattaaaacttaatcgtGCATAGATTACTAATAATAATTGAATTGTTGTGTTTTTTCATTTGGAGATATTTTGTcttcttataaaattttaatactaaatgCTAAAAAAGTTCTCAAACCATTATTTTACAGTGTCTTTAAACTAGATTTTTTAACAAGaaaaaataacattaaactaAGCCTTAAACTACAAAAAGACTGAGATAAATGGAAGGAGAAATCCATGTGAAGATTACCCTCCAACCtactttaataaataaataagtaataaaataatgtgACATTATTGTATATCCTGACTACTGGATAGTACAAGAAATtgattttaagttattttgtAGCCATTCAGCCATTAATGTTAGTGTACAGTAAGATTAGGGTGTTCATGGTTGTAAATGGTCCTGGAAGTCAGGTGGGAGGTGAGCCAAAATTCAACTGATCGGTGTCCAACAAGTAGCTCAACGCATAAAAGCTTCTCAATGCATGTACCAAATAAATATCAGTCAATCCAACACCAGACCAATGGACCCCTTCTCCCAgctgtttaatttatttattttttaactccAAAAGATTGCAATCCTTCACATTCATCAATCCAAACCCAGAAAATGGAGTCAATGAAAGTTTGGCAATGAAAGGAATCCtatccttttcttcttttatagATATTCCTTAACAGTAGTAAGAAATGAACTACTGATGGAGAATTTGCAGAATAATATGAGTGAATTTCCGTTCATGATTTGCCCCTTCAACTCTAATGCTTGTTAATGCGTGCAGGAAAGGGACAAGTAATAAAAATAGGCATGAAGTTAGTAGTGTGTAATACAAAATATCAAAGTGTAGAGTAGTGTTGGGTTATTGCAAGTAAAAAAGGAACTTAAAATCTCGGCCATGCAATAATAATAGTACACAGCTTTAGGACAAGCAAAGAACATAGAAATACACCAAGAAGCTAAAACACAAGGAAGGGAACAAAGAAAGAAACAATTACAAAAACAACAATGTCAGAAatctctttattattattattatttctcatccATCTTGGATCTCCTCTGACAACAAAACCCATGATCTTCTTCTGACATAAAATtccaaaatctttttttttctcttatccagttgcttctttttcttttttctatcaCTTTGATCTCAGACCAAACTCTGTCTCCACCAAATCCCAAGGTGCTTTTCCAGCTAAGTCTGTTGCTCAAACACGCCACACAGTGAAGGTGCCAAAAGCGATTTAACTCACATTCAAGGTACACGCCCACCACTACCTCTCCATATTCTCTGTACTCACATAAAACTAATGCTTTCTTGTCTCTAATACGCACTTAGCAGTTGAGTAAGCCCATACCCAACTTTGCTCCTTTGTCTCAGACTTGTCATCTACTCAGATAAATGATGTCTTCTATTTCTTTGGTTATATACTTCCACCTACTGGGATTCTAGTATATTGTAGACCAAACAAAAAACTTGACCCCAGATTGAATCTTGGTCTTCCTGCTTACTCAAAAATGGTTAAATCCTGTTGGAATCCATCGGCTGAGGGTGATTCTGGTGGGCGTGTTGATGGTTTATTGTGGTGTAAAGATTTGGGGCAACATATGTATGGCGAATTTTCCATGGCCGTGATTCAAGCTAATAGTATGTTGGAGGATCAAAGCCAAATCGAATCAGGGCCGTTGAGTTCGACTACTTCCGGTCCTTACGGGACTTTCTTCGGTGTTTATGATGGACATGGTGGAACTGAAGCTTCCCGCTACGTCAATGACAACCTTTTCAGCAATCTTAAGTGTAAGTTTCCACTTTAAACTTTGCTAGTCTTTAGTATTTAGCCAAATGCTTATTTTACATCCCTTGATGTGCAGCATTTGCATCTGAGCATCAAGAAATATCAGCAGATGTTCTGAGAAAAGCTTTCTCAACAACAGAAGAGAACTTTCTTTCGCTTGTGAGGAAACAATGGCTTGTTAAGCCACATATGGCGTCGGTGGGATCGTGTTGTTTGATAGGGATTATCTGCAATGGACTGCTATATATTGCTAATGCAGGTGATTCCAGAGTGGTGTTAGGCAGATCAGGAAGAGGAACAAAGCAAGCTAAAGCAATGCAATTATCCGTAGAGCATAATGCTAGTATAGACACTGTAAGAGAAGAGCTTCGGTCATTGCATCCCAATGATCCACATATCGTTGTGAAGAAACACAGAGTTTGGCGTGTCAAGGGCTTGATACAGGTTTATATTCTATTCCTTTTTTCATTAAGGAAACTGAGCTGGAAGTGAATACAATTGTGGGttctttttttaatgttttgtagATTTCAAGATCCATTGGTGATGCGTATCTAAAGAAGGCAGAGTTCAACAAAGAGCCTCTTTTACCTAAATTTAGACTGCCTGAACCCTTCCAAAAGCCGATCCTTAGTGCTGAGCCATCAGTGTTGGTACACAAACTACACCCAGATGATCAGTTTCTCATATTTGCTTCTGATGGTCTGTGGGAGCACATTAGCAACCAGGAGGCTGTCAAGATTGTTCAGACTAGTCCGCGAAATGTAAGTTTCCAGAGATAGCAGGGAGGGAGTTGTCAAAAAGGAAATGGTTGAGCATGTTTTGGACACTTATAAATTTACATGATGCAGGGAATTGCGAGGAGACTTATCAAAGCTGCACTAAAGGAAGCagcaaaaaagagagaaatgagGTACTCAGACCTGAGAAAGATTGATAGAGGGGTGAGGAGGCATTTTCATGATGATATCACAGtcgtggttgtgtttatagatccCAACTTGATCAATGGGGGCTCCTCCTCCTACTTTCCGTTATCGATAAAAGGTGGACGATTTGCTGCTGGTGCCGGTGTCCCATAGCCATGCTTAAAGAAGCAGGGGGAACAACTTTCTTTAGCATCCCCATCAGGGGTAATAGTATAGTATAGTTTGAGACTGGTTATTGCCAGAGAAACTTAGGATCATGAGACTGCAAGATAATCTGTAGATATGATTTCCATGTAATTTAATGGTTGATTGTTTGCTCTCCTTCAAAATGCAACTTTCTTTACCACCATTGCTGATAACATCTCTCATTCACTATCCAAAATTATGTTTCTTATAATGTCCTATTGCATTTTGATCATCTTTTgaaaaactaaactaattactTGATATCCACCAAATGAATTTTTACAAGTAACTATATATTCGATTGTGAGTTCAATGCCATGATACCAGTTCTCTTGGCAGTTAGCAAGACGACCCTAAAGATTTAAAATTAATGCTTGGTCTACAGGAAATTTTAGTAAGAAATGAAAAGAGATTCCTT from the Gossypium hirsutum isolate 1008001.06 chromosome D09, Gossypium_hirsutum_v2.1, whole genome shotgun sequence genome contains:
- the LOC107891014 gene encoding uncharacterized protein isoform X2 codes for the protein MSYFASIFFSFFLQAASEKMERDEGLRTLECLRGRLLAERQASKTAKEDAELMGNKVIELEKKLKEETKVINKAEKRLKLLSKKLESLKLVPSLEESEHPAAVSCVSSTSSSGTKNPEKTASKSQNAVPVISKNMEENASDTTTSIPSFKISFSRESSFSSLENSSFKSSSVHEDPKVDDTRTRNQGGPSDKGSEQKYR
- the LOC107891014 gene encoding uncharacterized protein isoform X1 produces the protein MSYFASIFFSFFLQAASEKMERDEGLRTLECLRGRLLAERQASKTAKEDAELMGNKVIELEKKLKEETKVINKAEKRLKLLSKKLESLKLVPSLEESEHPAAVSCVSSTSSSGTKNPEKTASKSQNAVPVISKNMEENASDTTTSIPSFKISFSRESSFSSLENSSFKSSSVHEDPKVDDTRTSSSSLKASTMEIDMNG
- the LOC107891013 gene encoding probable protein phosphatase 2C 38, producing the protein MVKSCWNPSAEGDSGGRVDGLLWCKDLGQHMYGEFSMAVIQANSMLEDQSQIESGPLSSTTSGPYGTFFGVYDGHGGTEASRYVNDNLFSNLKSFASEHQEISADVLRKAFSTTEENFLSLVRKQWLVKPHMASVGSCCLIGIICNGLLYIANAGDSRVVLGRSGRGTKQAKAMQLSVEHNASIDTVREELRSLHPNDPHIVVKKHRVWRVKGLIQISRSIGDAYLKKAEFNKEPLLPKFRLPEPFQKPILSAEPSVLVHKLHPDDQFLIFASDGLWEHISNQEAVKIVQTSPRNGIARRLIKAALKEAAKKREMRYSDLRKIDRGVRRHFHDDITVVVVFIDPNLINGGSSSYFPLSIKGGRFAAGAGVP